Proteins encoded by one window of Nocardia goodfellowii:
- a CDS encoding ABC transporter substrate-binding protein — protein sequence MSTRLFRRSGAGRLAVALVAAALGVSGLAACGSDSSTTDSGTSAVAQGAFPRTLDTVKGQVTIPKAPKRVVVLDTAELDSVTLLGVKPVGAVVPHTKTRGGFPAYLGDKADGVTDVGPLLEPNLERVAALKPDLILSSKVRHDKIYDKLSGIAPTVFTETTGGPWKANLLVHGKALGLDEQAATALKNYEERARALGTAIKAKNNGALPTVSVIRFLAGPTRLYMSNSYSGVVLEDIGLARPRSQIAEGPDAKIMKEISPEQIDLADAELIFIATIDDPDKTEKKSVTAGPIWRDLPAVRNGKAIEVDDEIWMSGIGVQAAEGMFADIAAATGVELPAK from the coding sequence ATGTCCACCCGATTATTTCGCCGGTCCGGAGCGGGCCGCCTGGCCGTCGCGCTGGTCGCGGCCGCCCTCGGCGTCTCCGGCCTGGCCGCTTGCGGAAGTGATTCCAGCACAACCGATTCCGGAACCTCGGCGGTCGCGCAGGGCGCTTTCCCGCGCACCCTGGACACGGTGAAGGGTCAGGTGACGATCCCGAAGGCGCCGAAGCGGGTGGTGGTGCTCGACACCGCCGAGCTCGACTCGGTGACATTGCTCGGCGTCAAGCCGGTCGGCGCGGTGGTGCCGCACACCAAGACGCGCGGCGGATTCCCGGCGTACCTCGGCGACAAGGCCGACGGCGTGACCGATGTCGGGCCGCTGTTGGAGCCGAACTTGGAGCGGGTCGCCGCGCTGAAGCCGGACCTGATCCTGTCCTCTAAGGTTCGCCACGACAAGATCTACGACAAGCTCAGCGGCATCGCACCGACCGTGTTCACCGAAACGACCGGTGGCCCTTGGAAAGCGAACCTGCTGGTGCACGGCAAGGCGCTGGGCCTGGACGAGCAGGCCGCGACCGCGCTGAAGAACTACGAGGAACGCGCCCGCGCGCTCGGCACCGCGATCAAGGCCAAGAACAACGGCGCCCTGCCGACCGTTTCGGTGATCCGCTTCCTGGCCGGACCCACCCGCCTGTACATGAGTAACTCCTACAGCGGTGTGGTGCTCGAGGACATCGGGCTGGCGCGACCGCGGTCCCAGATCGCCGAGGGACCCGACGCGAAGATCATGAAGGAGATCAGTCCGGAACAGATCGATCTCGCCGATGCCGAGCTGATCTTCATCGCCACCATCGATGATCCGGACAAGACCGAGAAGAAGTCGGTCACCGCCGGTCCGATCTGGCGCGACCTGCCCGCCGTGCGCAACGGCAAGGCGATCGAGGTCGACGACGAGATCTGGATGTCGGGCATCGGCGTGCAAGCCGCCGAAGGCATGTTCGCCGATATCGCCGCGGCGACCGGCGTCGAACTGCCCGCGAAGTAG
- a CDS encoding ABC transporter ATP-binding protein yields the protein MSTNELAARGLGLHYGDRAVIDGLDLALPGGAVTAIVGPNACGKSTLLRGLTRLLRPSGGTVTLDGADIHRMPARTLALRLGLLPQQPITPEAITVEALVRLGRYPHQRLLRPWSPADQAAVEDALRRTGTAELRDQQVDQLSGGQRQRAWIALALAQDTEVLLLDEPTTFLDLRHQLDVLDLVADLHADAGRTVVMVLHDLGQAARYADHLVVLHEGRLAAAGPPAQVLDAELVRTVFGVDAVVIPDPETGTPLVVPRGRAARHTAVRL from the coding sequence TTGAGCACCAACGAATTGGCCGCGCGGGGCCTCGGCCTGCACTACGGCGATCGTGCCGTGATCGACGGACTGGATCTGGCGTTGCCCGGCGGCGCGGTGACCGCGATCGTCGGCCCGAACGCCTGCGGGAAGTCCACGCTGCTGCGTGGGCTGACCCGGTTGCTGCGCCCGTCCGGTGGCACGGTCACCTTGGACGGCGCCGATATCCATCGGATGCCGGCGCGGACGCTGGCCTTGCGGCTGGGTCTGCTGCCGCAGCAGCCGATCACCCCGGAGGCGATCACCGTCGAAGCGCTGGTGCGGCTCGGCCGGTATCCGCACCAGCGACTGTTGCGGCCGTGGTCGCCCGCGGATCAGGCCGCGGTGGAGGACGCGTTGCGCCGCACCGGGACCGCCGAGCTGCGGGATCAGCAGGTCGATCAGCTCTCCGGCGGGCAGCGGCAAAGAGCTTGGATCGCACTGGCGCTCGCGCAGGACACCGAGGTGCTGCTGCTCGACGAGCCGACCACCTTCCTGGACCTGCGCCACCAGCTCGACGTGCTCGACCTGGTCGCCGATCTGCACGCCGACGCCGGTCGCACCGTGGTGATGGTGCTGCACGACCTCGGCCAGGCGGCGCGCTACGCCGACCACCTGGTGGTCTTGCACGAAGGACGGCTGGCCGCGGCCGGGCCGCCCGCGCAGGTGCTCGACGCGGAGCTGGTGCGCACCGTCTTCGGGGTCGACGCCGTCGTGATTCCCGACCCGGAAACCGGGACGCCGCTGGTCGTTCCGCGCGGCCGCGCGGCCCGGCACACCGCCGTTCGCCTCTGA